From the Leptospira biflexa serovar Patoc strain 'Patoc 1 (Paris)' genome, one window contains:
- a CDS encoding GNAT family N-acetyltransferase, translating to MSLSFRSLGEDHLKEILTLESLCFPGEEWTEKMIQTHLEFHVAFGMGNPEIQCYALVCETPWEIEIFRIATLPKFRKLGLAKQLLEQLFQKFPKKEFFLEVKESNEPAIKLYLSAGFFELERRKKYYPDGSTAVLMKRNPIE from the coding sequence ATGTCTCTTAGTTTTCGAAGCTTGGGGGAAGATCATCTCAAAGAGATCCTAACCTTGGAATCCTTATGTTTTCCGGGCGAAGAATGGACCGAAAAAATGATCCAAACCCATTTGGAATTCCATGTGGCTTTTGGAATGGGAAACCCAGAGATCCAATGTTATGCGTTAGTTTGTGAAACGCCTTGGGAAATTGAAATTTTCCGAATCGCCACACTTCCTAAATTTAGAAAATTAGGTCTCGCAAAACAGTTATTAGAACAACTTTTCCAAAAATTTCCTAAAAAGGAATTTTTTTTAGAAGTGAAAGAATCAAATGAACCTGCAATCAAACTTTATTTGTCTGCTGGTTTTTTTGAACTCGAGAGACGTAAAAAATATTATCCGGACGGATCAACTGCCGTTCTAATGAAGAGGAATCCCATCGAATGA
- a CDS encoding tetratricopeptide repeat protein, whose translation MGTKNSRFSLVSALKMGMLLSLVSFFTHCEYLKSLTESRYRKRIGGEPASEKDIVNWKEKLALEEAEIEEMEKRIRKLVQKSNQSAALSWKIARAYMRAGSADVGVRYYEEAISESIPNAKQGGFEIHSYESALPYFEKAIQSGKLDKQLLYETAVAYANASKDMGWEVTRRSRAISLFKQLVKLDKEDTRFPFQMALIYFDSSLKDEVWNGKLSSGYEEVEIAFSLLDQILRKEPYNVPTRFAKANFLYQVGKTSLAYDEYSRIKSILEEMKEKGNIREPLEENTSYKNVLKNLNLLGAQNKSN comes from the coding sequence ATGGGCACAAAAAACAGCAGGTTTTCGTTGGTTTCCGCACTCAAAATGGGAATGCTCTTGAGTTTGGTGTCTTTTTTCACCCACTGCGAATACTTAAAGTCTCTGACCGAATCTAGGTACCGCAAACGGATTGGGGGAGAGCCTGCTTCCGAAAAAGACATCGTCAATTGGAAGGAAAAACTGGCCTTGGAAGAAGCAGAGATTGAGGAGATGGAAAAACGGATCCGGAAGTTGGTCCAAAAATCCAATCAGTCTGCGGCTCTCTCTTGGAAAATTGCTCGGGCTTACATGAGGGCAGGTTCTGCTGATGTGGGCGTTCGGTATTACGAAGAAGCCATCTCGGAATCCATTCCCAATGCCAAACAAGGTGGATTTGAAATCCATTCGTATGAATCTGCCTTACCTTATTTTGAAAAGGCCATCCAATCGGGAAAACTGGATAAACAGTTGTTATACGAGACTGCCGTTGCCTATGCAAATGCATCCAAAGATATGGGATGGGAAGTGACGCGGAGAAGCCGAGCTATATCTTTATTCAAACAATTGGTAAAGTTGGACAAAGAGGACACTCGTTTTCCTTTCCAAATGGCATTGATTTATTTTGATTCTTCTTTGAAAGATGAAGTTTGGAATGGAAAACTAAGTAGTGGTTATGAAGAAGTTGAAATCGCATTCTCCCTTCTCGACCAAATTTTAAGGAAAGAACCTTATAATGTCCCCACTCGATTTGCAAAGGCAAATTTTTTATACCAAGTGGGAAAAACGTCTCTGGCTTATGATGAATACTCTCGCATCAAATCCATTTTGGAAGAGATGAAAGAAAAAGGTAACATCCGAGAACCATTGGAAGAAAATACATCCTACAAAAATGTTTTAAAAAATTTGAACCTACTTGGGGCCCAAAACAAATCAAACTGA
- a CDS encoding DNA-processing protein DprA, with protein MVVSILGHPKVTSYLRKTKIWRSYNSFPNLYNDLPKFFVKEDWERWLFECQIWEKNKDPNWQLVHFYDESYPQLLKEIYDPPLVLVCLGDLSVFQRELVAIVGTRKSSPISLVATKALVQSLAKKEKMAIVSGLALGIDRQAFVSALDLGVPVLGVLGTTLGMEYPPGNRDLYKRIKSDTKQLLISEFLMQTEPAKWTFPKRNRVISGLCQKVYILESGKKSGTISTATSAMEQNREIFVFDHPHQFDNEGGKMLLRQGAGLLTGEMTEPSKQWIEKKILSYEEWRKQKSTNFLSKKEEVEVNFKFIL; from the coding sequence GTGGTTGTTTCCATTTTGGGTCATCCCAAGGTCACCTCTTATTTACGCAAAACAAAGATTTGGCGAAGTTACAATTCCTTTCCCAACTTATACAATGATTTACCAAAATTTTTTGTTAAGGAAGATTGGGAGAGGTGGCTTTTTGAATGCCAAATCTGGGAAAAAAATAAAGACCCCAATTGGCAGTTAGTCCATTTTTATGACGAATCTTATCCCCAATTATTAAAAGAAATTTACGATCCACCGCTTGTCCTCGTTTGTTTGGGAGATCTTTCCGTATTTCAGAGAGAACTTGTTGCCATTGTGGGAACAAGAAAATCCTCTCCCATCTCCCTTGTGGCAACAAAGGCCCTGGTGCAATCGCTTGCAAAAAAAGAAAAAATGGCAATCGTCTCAGGGTTGGCACTGGGGATCGACAGACAAGCGTTTGTCTCCGCACTGGACTTAGGAGTGCCCGTCCTTGGAGTCCTTGGAACAACACTCGGTATGGAATACCCTCCGGGAAACCGAGACCTCTACAAACGGATTAAATCGGACACAAAACAGTTGTTAATTTCTGAATTTCTTATGCAAACAGAACCGGCCAAATGGACTTTTCCCAAACGAAATCGGGTGATCTCAGGTCTTTGCCAGAAGGTCTACATTTTGGAATCAGGAAAAAAATCGGGGACCATTTCCACTGCCACAAGCGCCATGGAACAAAATCGTGAAATTTTTGTTTTTGATCATCCCCATCAATTTGATAATGAGGGTGGTAAGATGTTACTACGACAAGGTGCTGGACTTTTGACTGGGGAAATGACAGAACCATCAAAACAATGGATTGAAAAAAAAATCTTGAGTTATGAGGAATGGAGAAAACAAAAATCCACCAACTTCCTATCGAAAAAGGAAGAGGTGGAGGTGAATTTCAAATTTATCCTTTGA
- a CDS encoding calcium/sodium antiporter — MDAFLTATFQTLPLPILILVIIGSILVLGKAADVLVDEAVSLSTRWGVPKMIIGATIVSLGTTLPEVSVSVLAALEGNPGIALGNAVGSIICDTGLILGIAILISPPDIDKRLVNRQGWIQVLSGFLLVFAALPWSNLSSVFSTGGRIDQGTGVVFLILLGVYIYLSIRWSRSKPGELEAGIDDTTEYDESPFWIVLLKLVVAITLVILSSKVLIPSVQETAVRLSIPESIIGATLVAFGTSLPELVTAIQASRRGHSELAVGNIIGADILNVLFVSGAAAAVTRTGLEAPVSFFSFYFPSMLTVLILFRLGIVFSKDKIKRPFGVFLLIIYAMATIAGFIFKG; from the coding sequence ATGGATGCATTTCTGACTGCAACTTTTCAAACCCTTCCCTTACCCATACTCATTCTCGTCATCATCGGCTCCATCCTTGTCCTCGGGAAAGCCGCCGATGTTTTAGTGGACGAAGCCGTCTCCCTTTCAACGAGATGGGGAGTACCCAAGATGATCATTGGGGCAACGATTGTCAGTTTAGGGACCACTCTCCCTGAAGTCTCCGTTTCCGTTCTTGCGGCACTCGAAGGGAATCCAGGCATTGCCCTGGGAAATGCGGTGGGTTCCATCATCTGTGATACAGGTCTCATCCTTGGGATCGCCATTCTCATCTCACCACCTGACATCGACAAACGTCTTGTGAACCGCCAAGGTTGGATCCAAGTGCTCAGTGGGTTTTTACTGGTATTTGCTGCACTACCCTGGTCAAACCTTAGTTCTGTTTTTTCCACAGGTGGGCGGATCGACCAAGGAACAGGCGTTGTCTTTTTAATCTTACTTGGAGTTTACATTTACCTTAGCATCCGTTGGTCAAGGTCAAAACCTGGCGAACTCGAAGCAGGGATTGATGACACAACCGAATACGACGAATCTCCATTTTGGATTGTGTTGTTAAAACTAGTGGTGGCGATCACCCTTGTGATATTGTCTTCAAAAGTTCTCATCCCTTCCGTCCAAGAAACAGCGGTTCGGTTGTCGATTCCTGAGTCCATTATTGGTGCCACTCTTGTTGCCTTTGGAACCAGTTTACCAGAACTTGTGACAGCCATCCAAGCCTCAAGGCGTGGCCACTCCGAACTTGCTGTGGGAAATATCATCGGTGCTGATATTTTAAATGTGCTCTTTGTCTCAGGTGCCGCTGCGGCTGTGACTCGGACTGGCCTCGAAGCTCCAGTGAGTTTTTTCAGTTTTTATTTTCCTTCCATGCTCACCGTTTTGATTTTATTCCGCCTTGGGATTGTATTCTCAAAAGACAAAATCAAACGCCCGTTTGGTGTGTTTTTACTCATCATTTATGCAATGGCGACAATTGCAGGATTTATCTTCAAAGGATAA
- a CDS encoding arginine/lysine/ornithine decarboxylase — protein MYQNGIVQFPIIIIDEDFRSENASGLGIRAIAKALEGEGIEVLGVTSYGDLTSFVQQQSRACGFILSIDDEEFTPETEGEVPDALRQLKDFVTQVRHRNADIPLFLYGETRTSRHIPNSILKELHGFIHMFEDTPEFMARAIHREVKSYLDSLPPPFFRALTQYAHDGSYSWHCPGHSGGVAFLKSPVGQMFHQFFGENMLRADVCNAVDELGQLLDHTGPISASERNAARIFQCDSLYFVTNGTSTSNKIVWHSTVAPGDVVIVDRNCHKSILHAITMTGAIPVFLMPTRNHFGIIGPIPKSEFTWENIKKKIAEHPFAKEVKGNPRILTITQSTYDGILYNVEDIKSELDGKISTLHFDEAWLPHASFHRFYTGMHAIGSDRPRPKESMIFATQSTHKLLAGLSQASQILVQNSEKETLDRNLFNEAFLMHTSTSPQYAIIASCDVAAAMMESPGGNALVEESIEEALDFRRAMRKVGLELEEDWWFSVWGPEALADEGAGERDEWILKANDRWHGFGDIAEGFNMLDPIKATVITPGMSVEGEFADWGIPALILTKYLAEHGIIVEKTGLYSFFIMFTIGITKGRWNTMVTELQQFKDDYDSNQPLWRVMPKFTVAYPKYDRIGLRDLCQSMHEVYRANNISHLTTEMYLSPMIPAMKPSEAFAKMAHRDIERVPIDELEGRITSVLLTPYPPGIPLLIPGEKFNTTIIRYLQFAREFNTKFPGFETDIHGLVEEKSETGHLSYFVDCVMES, from the coding sequence ATGTATCAAAACGGTATCGTACAATTTCCTATCATCATCATTGATGAAGATTTTCGTTCCGAAAATGCCAGTGGTCTTGGCATTCGAGCAATTGCAAAGGCCTTGGAAGGCGAAGGAATCGAAGTTCTGGGTGTCACCAGTTACGGAGATCTTACTAGTTTTGTACAACAACAGAGTCGGGCTTGCGGATTCATTCTCTCCATTGACGATGAAGAGTTCACTCCCGAAACAGAAGGGGAAGTGCCCGATGCCCTTCGCCAACTCAAAGACTTTGTCACCCAAGTGCGTCACAGAAACGCCGACATACCACTGTTTTTGTATGGGGAGACAAGGACTAGTCGCCATATTCCGAATAGTATCCTCAAAGAACTCCATGGCTTCATTCATATGTTTGAAGACACACCAGAGTTTATGGCACGCGCCATCCACCGAGAAGTAAAATCATACTTAGATAGCCTTCCTCCTCCTTTCTTCCGAGCTCTCACCCAATATGCACATGATGGAAGTTATAGTTGGCACTGCCCTGGGCACTCTGGTGGCGTTGCCTTTTTAAAAAGCCCTGTGGGACAAATGTTCCACCAGTTTTTTGGTGAGAACATGTTACGAGCTGACGTGTGTAATGCGGTTGATGAACTCGGACAACTCCTAGACCATACAGGCCCCATTTCTGCCAGTGAAAGAAACGCAGCACGTATCTTCCAATGTGATAGTTTGTATTTTGTGACAAATGGAACATCTACTTCCAATAAAATTGTATGGCATAGCACCGTGGCTCCTGGAGACGTTGTGATCGTTGACCGCAACTGTCACAAAAGTATCTTACATGCCATCACAATGACTGGTGCCATCCCAGTTTTCCTTATGCCAACACGAAACCATTTTGGAATCATTGGACCTATCCCAAAATCAGAATTCACTTGGGAAAACATTAAAAAGAAAATCGCAGAACACCCGTTTGCCAAAGAAGTCAAAGGGAATCCTAGAATTCTTACCATCACACAAAGTACATATGATGGAATTTTATACAATGTCGAAGACATTAAATCAGAGTTAGATGGTAAAATCTCAACACTTCATTTTGATGAAGCATGGTTACCACACGCATCGTTTCATCGTTTTTATACTGGGATGCATGCGATTGGATCTGACAGACCACGTCCAAAAGAAAGTATGATCTTTGCCACGCAGTCCACACACAAACTCTTAGCAGGTTTATCACAAGCAAGTCAGATCCTTGTCCAAAACAGTGAAAAAGAGACCTTAGATCGAAATTTATTCAACGAAGCCTTTTTAATGCACACAAGCACAAGTCCACAATATGCCATCATCGCTTCTTGTGATGTGGCGGCAGCCATGATGGAATCTCCTGGTGGGAATGCTCTTGTGGAAGAGTCCATCGAGGAAGCATTGGATTTCCGGCGAGCCATGCGCAAAGTAGGTTTGGAATTAGAAGAAGATTGGTGGTTCAGTGTTTGGGGTCCAGAAGCCCTTGCCGATGAAGGTGCGGGCGAAAGGGATGAATGGATCCTAAAAGCAAACGATCGTTGGCACGGATTTGGTGACATTGCAGAAGGATTTAATATGTTAGATCCGATCAAGGCAACTGTCATCACTCCTGGTATGAGTGTGGAGGGGGAATTTGCGGATTGGGGAATCCCTGCGCTGATCCTCACCAAATACTTAGCAGAACATGGAATCATCGTCGAAAAAACTGGACTCTATAGTTTCTTTATCATGTTTACGATCGGGATCACAAAGGGTCGTTGGAATACAATGGTCACTGAATTACAACAATTCAAAGATGATTATGATTCGAACCAACCTCTCTGGAGGGTGATGCCAAAGTTTACGGTAGCCTATCCGAAATACGATCGGATTGGATTACGAGATCTTTGCCAATCCATGCATGAAGTGTATCGGGCAAATAACATTTCCCACCTAACAACGGAAATGTATTTGAGTCCCATGATCCCTGCGATGAAGCCTTCAGAGGCATTCGCAAAAATGGCACACCGTGACATTGAACGAGTTCCGATTGATGAATTGGAAGGAAGGATTACGTCTGTCCTTCTCACTCCCTACCCACCCGGAATCCCTCTCCTCATCCCTGGCGAAAAGTTCAATACGACCATCATTCGGTATTTACAATTTGCTCGTGAGTTTAATACAAAGTTCCCTGGGTTTGAAACAGACATCCATGGCCTCGTGGAAGAAAAATCGGAGACAGGACACTTATCTTACTTTGTAGATTGTGTGATGGAATCTTAA
- a CDS encoding valine--pyruvate transaminase: MTETMDQIYSSWAHRLRQNQGIRSLMEDLGQVTGHPDEILLGGGNPAHIPEAEAIFRDIFLSLAKEPSLTSLLGDYQAPIGNDHFRELAAESLSPYLGANLKKENIAFLNGSQNAYSFLLNLHSGPMADGSFQKILLPIVPEYIGYADQTITNDVFIATPPNVVPTGKHRFRYELNKEAFDLDGVGVLAISRPTNPTGNILSLSDLEWMEERTRKQNIPFLIDLAYGNPFPNLIGNEAPIHYEKGRTLSLSFSKIGLPGVRLGIVVSDEETIETLSSFAAVGNLAVGNLGLYMMEILFQKKVLPELSKHILRPFYESKRDLALGVFTTTFEKMGVDYEIHDPMGGFFLWVRFPSLSITNHELYHLCKDKRLFIVSGHYFFPGLNSDFSHTKDCIRLTYCRKEEELARGAQILAEIVASHQAKSK, translated from the coding sequence ATGACCGAAACCATGGACCAAATTTACTCCTCCTGGGCCCACCGACTCCGCCAAAACCAAGGGATTCGTTCTCTGATGGAAGATTTAGGCCAAGTCACAGGCCATCCTGATGAAATCTTACTCGGTGGCGGGAACCCCGCCCATATCCCAGAAGCAGAGGCCATTTTTCGGGATATATTTTTAAGTTTGGCAAAAGAACCATCCCTTACCTCTCTTCTCGGTGACTACCAAGCACCGATTGGAAACGACCACTTCCGAGAACTGGCTGCTGAATCCCTCTCTCCCTACCTCGGTGCGAATCTAAAAAAAGAAAACATCGCTTTTTTGAACGGAAGCCAAAATGCCTATTCATTCCTTCTCAACCTCCATTCCGGTCCAATGGCAGATGGTAGTTTTCAAAAAATTCTTTTGCCAATTGTTCCAGAATACATTGGTTATGCGGACCAAACAATCACAAACGATGTTTTTATTGCAACACCACCCAATGTAGTGCCGACAGGAAAACATCGTTTCCGTTACGAATTGAACAAAGAGGCATTTGATTTAGATGGTGTTGGTGTTCTTGCGATTTCGAGACCAACCAATCCAACAGGGAATATTCTTTCCCTTTCCGATTTGGAATGGATGGAAGAAAGAACGAGAAAACAAAACATTCCCTTTCTCATTGACCTCGCGTATGGAAACCCATTTCCCAATTTGATTGGAAACGAAGCTCCGATCCATTATGAAAAAGGTCGTACCCTTTCCTTAAGTTTTTCAAAAATTGGATTGCCTGGTGTTCGTTTGGGAATCGTGGTTTCCGATGAAGAAACAATTGAAACCCTTTCTTCCTTTGCTGCTGTTGGGAATCTTGCCGTTGGGAACTTGGGACTGTACATGATGGAGATCCTCTTCCAAAAGAAGGTCCTTCCCGAATTATCAAAACACATCTTACGTCCGTTCTATGAATCAAAACGCGATCTTGCGCTTGGCGTATTCACGACAACCTTTGAAAAAATGGGTGTGGATTACGAAATCCACGATCCGATGGGTGGGTTTTTCCTATGGGTCAGGTTCCCATCACTTTCCATCACCAATCATGAATTGTATCACCTTTGTAAAGATAAACGGCTCTTCATTGTATCAGGACATTATTTCTTTCCAGGCTTAAACTCTGATTTTTCGCATACCAAAGATTGCATACGTTTGACATATTGCCGTAAGGAAGAAGAATTAGCCAGGGGAGCCCAAATCCTAGCAGAAATTGTGGCCTCTCACCAGGCGAAATCCAAATGA
- a CDS encoding DegT/DnrJ/EryC1/StrS family aminotransferase: MSTETIQRPIRKEKNIEFFKPTLSREDLKGVLECLVEEHLSTGEIVERFEKTFCHTFKIKYAISSNSLTSAYHLALLALGVKAGDSVLLSSYAPISALDAIFLIQAKPVLIDLKRNSFHPCPEEFLRKKNESGAKFALFDHSFGSLIRLNEYSIEGLEVLEDFTEAIGATSESITVGKQSKIAICGLSAENIITTGNGAMIITSESNLASNVRSYKSGTSAKRNFGEPKYDYNLVDYQAALGIEQLSKLGVILERKKKIASAYLQAVQNSRLETYFQNPNEDTFQRFPIVVSGQNYEEIQRYFKSIHIGTQRTVEEPLHRVLEENHLEYPNAERLYQRGHCIPIYPNLTKDNVQRIATAIRRIY, translated from the coding sequence ATGAGCACCGAAACAATACAAAGACCGATTCGAAAAGAAAAAAACATCGAATTCTTCAAACCAACCCTTTCGAGAGAAGATCTGAAAGGTGTTTTAGAATGTCTCGTGGAAGAACATCTTTCCACAGGTGAAATCGTAGAACGATTTGAAAAAACGTTTTGCCATACATTTAAAATTAAATACGCGATATCCTCTAATTCATTAACATCTGCTTATCACCTCGCATTACTTGCATTAGGTGTAAAGGCTGGTGATTCTGTATTGTTATCTAGTTATGCACCTATCTCTGCTTTGGATGCCATTTTTTTAATCCAAGCAAAACCAGTGCTTATCGATTTAAAACGGAATTCTTTCCATCCATGCCCCGAAGAATTTTTACGCAAAAAAAATGAATCTGGTGCCAAGTTTGCTTTGTTTGATCATAGTTTTGGTTCCCTCATTCGATTGAATGAGTATTCAATTGAAGGATTGGAGGTGTTAGAAGATTTCACCGAAGCCATCGGTGCCACGTCTGAAAGTATCACAGTGGGAAAACAATCTAAAATTGCAATCTGTGGACTCAGTGCTGAAAACATCATCACAACTGGAAATGGTGCGATGATCATCACTTCTGAAAGTAATCTTGCAAGTAACGTAAGATCGTATAAGTCTGGAACATCCGCCAAACGTAACTTTGGTGAACCAAAATATGATTATAATTTGGTGGATTACCAAGCAGCGCTTGGGATCGAACAATTATCAAAACTTGGTGTGATTTTAGAACGTAAGAAAAAAATTGCATCGGCTTATTTACAAGCAGTGCAAAACTCACGTCTGGAAACCTATTTCCAAAATCCAAACGAAGACACCTTCCAAAGATTTCCGATCGTTGTCTCTGGACAAAATTATGAAGAAATCCAAAGGTATTTTAAATCCATTCATATTGGAACGCAAAGAACAGTAGAAGAACCTCTGCACCGTGTTTTGGAAGAAAACCATCTGGAGTATCCAAATGCGGAAAGGTTGTACCAAAGGGGTCATTGTATTCCGATTTATCCTAACTTAACAAAAGATAATGTACAGAGGATAGCAACTGCCATCCGACGTATCTATTGA
- a CDS encoding NADase-type glycan-binding domain-containing protein, producing MNRSFSKFTILIISICLPLFSESLNPPTITSTSQLQPKTKKYIPVFAMDGKLKTSWVEGVEGEGVGETLQIKYKSPINFRSLSIYNGFGDPKLWAANNRIKKLKITTETGNEEVVTLKDSLSRQVIEFKNEIRAKEISLTIQEVYKGTNTENTAIAELMFDSEQAGSALVPPKNTWAIGKWKTKSNIARIQLHNDGTCEMGYETAKMLCTWTEKGDKVIVSLEATLPLTNTDILEIKRRGNATDPTIEINGKHEFVLNRDEV from the coding sequence ATGAATCGTTCTTTTTCCAAATTCACAATCCTCATCATTAGCATTTGTTTACCACTCTTTTCAGAATCATTAAATCCACCTACCATCACGTCCACAAGCCAACTCCAACCAAAAACAAAAAAATACATACCTGTTTTTGCCATGGATGGAAAACTCAAAACCAGCTGGGTGGAAGGAGTGGAAGGAGAAGGAGTCGGTGAAACTCTTCAAATCAAATACAAATCTCCGATCAATTTTCGTTCACTTTCCATCTACAATGGGTTTGGTGATCCAAAACTTTGGGCTGCCAATAATCGAATTAAAAAACTAAAGATCACAACGGAAACTGGCAATGAAGAAGTTGTCACACTGAAAGATTCACTTTCTAGACAAGTCATCGAGTTTAAAAATGAAATTCGAGCAAAGGAAATTTCCTTAACCATTCAAGAAGTTTACAAAGGTACCAATACAGAAAACACTGCGATCGCCGAACTGATGTTTGACTCAGAACAAGCAGGTTCAGCCCTTGTCCCACCCAAAAATACTTGGGCCATTGGGAAATGGAAAACCAAATCCAATATCGCAAGGATCCAACTTCATAATGATGGAACTTGTGAAATGGGTTACGAAACGGCAAAGATGTTATGCACTTGGACCGAAAAAGGTGACAAAGTCATTGTTAGCTTAGAGGCAACGTTGCCTCTTACCAACACAGATATCTTAGAAATCAAACGTAGGGGAAATGCGACCGACCCAACTATTGAAATCAACGGAAAACACGAGTTTGTTCTCAACCGAGACGAAGTATAA
- the cutA gene encoding divalent-cation tolerance protein CutA yields MEIEKNYVTVYTTFPSKEEAKKTAKIVISEQLAACANLIDKMESIYVWNNRLEESNEVVCFLKTTAEKSDSLMQRIKELHSYDTPCIVVWPILTGDKDYLDWIRKSL; encoded by the coding sequence ATGGAAATAGAAAAGAATTATGTGACAGTTTATACTACTTTTCCTTCAAAAGAAGAAGCAAAAAAGACGGCCAAGATTGTGATTTCAGAACAATTGGCCGCATGTGCAAATCTAATCGACAAAATGGAATCGATTTATGTCTGGAACAACCGTTTGGAAGAATCAAACGAAGTGGTTTGTTTTTTAAAAACGACAGCAGAAAAATCGGATTCACTCATGCAAAGGATCAAAGAATTACATTCCTATGATACTCCTTGCATCGTGGTTTGGCCAATACTCACTGGAGATAAAGATTATTTGGATTGGATTCGAAAGTCTTTGTAA
- a CDS encoding glutathione S-transferase N-terminal domain-containing protein → MSANLYTFPISHFSEKARWGLDLANYPYELNPLIPGQHIQTLKPKVSELYVPVLETDSGIIQGSGAILDLVEEKAFGRRASDEEKQMEEKIDNQIGKSLQTLLYHFILDYPEIVGKLFLLKPADISETVAPPEHFELIALSLKRRYKITPKNLEVVKLALDECSKELIQIYKSKKYFNGNSFGRVDLTLASLMGMLSEPKESPAYPWFTSVTMPEPFLQWRNNLGYDILFEKIKEFYKDFRIQSK, encoded by the coding sequence ATGAGTGCAAATTTATATACATTCCCAATTTCTCATTTTTCTGAAAAAGCCAGATGGGGTCTTGATTTAGCAAATTATCCTTACGAGTTAAATCCACTAATCCCTGGCCAACACATCCAAACTTTAAAACCTAAAGTCTCTGAATTATATGTTCCAGTACTGGAAACTGATTCAGGCATCATACAAGGATCCGGTGCCATTTTAGATTTAGTAGAAGAAAAAGCATTTGGAAGACGTGCCTCTGATGAAGAAAAACAGATGGAAGAAAAAATTGACAACCAAATCGGGAAAAGCCTACAAACCCTGTTATACCATTTTATATTGGATTATCCCGAAATTGTGGGGAAATTATTTTTACTAAAGCCAGCTGACATTTCTGAAACGGTTGCACCTCCAGAACATTTCGAATTGATTGCTTTGTCTCTGAAACGAAGGTATAAAATCACTCCCAAAAACTTGGAAGTTGTGAAACTTGCCTTAGATGAATGTTCCAAAGAACTCATTCAAATTTATAAATCGAAAAAATATTTTAATGGGAATTCTTTTGGAAGAGTTGATTTAACCCTTGCTAGCTTAATGGGAATGCTTTCTGAACCAAAAGAATCCCCTGCTTATCCATGGTTTACTTCCGTCACCATGCCTGAACCTTTCCTCCAATGGAGGAACAATCTTGGATATGACATTTTATTTGAAAAAATTAAGGAGTTTTACAAAGACTTTCGAATCCAATCCAAATAA